The genomic stretch ttatgagaggtggtatataaagggggatcTTCTCTGTTGACGAGGGACGAGATGCAATATATTTTTACATACTGCACGCATCTTCTGTTATTCTTCTTCTCTCATTTTCGCTCAGACActatactgacttgagcatcgaaaaGCTAAAGCCAAGAACTCCCTCCTTGGTTTTTGTCCCAATGCTCTGTGGGATTGTTTTTCCATGTACGCAGAGAGGAGGAAGTTGCTCGAAGCCCCTTTTCTGCCACATCTCACCATCTTCTCTCCCTAGTAAAATCTTTTCCCGGTCAACAATATCGCCACCTGCCCAACGTGATATCTCCTCCGgtttcagataggatcaatttATTTGAATAATACACTTTGAATACTATATTGTTACTTCAAAATATGATGCATTGTTTATATGTGAATTGTGCACAActatagaaaaaaataattacgCTCATCTCATGTGTCCCTCACAGTTCGTCCCTAAGTTATATAAAAGGGCGTGCCCCTAGGTTAtatgaagggagataaatcacggggtGGGAGGAATCTATTTTTTTCAAAGACATATGTGTCCGTCGGAAATTAACCCCTTACCATATTGTAACAAATGTGAATGATAAACttagttagtctcattgactagtTCTAGGATGACCGACTCAATCCCATGAAATTTTTTCACTGATTACCAGGGTAAATTGAGAAGCGCTTGCGGCGGGCAGCCaagaagcccaacatcctttggttgCACACCTCagttggaggaaaaattcctataaattcaCCATACCTGAGGATCGAACCGCAGATATCTGAGTGACAACCTAAATACCCTACCACTATATCATAGCCCGGGGGTAAATGTGAATGGTACATAAGTACAATAATATTGTATGTTTCATGGTACACATTAATTTCTAATCAGAacatttaatattagatttgtatcATTTAATGTTAGATTAATTCGATCATAGGAACCCCAATTCAAATTGTAttatgatgcggtgataaggggaAGTCCATCTATCACGGGTCAATTGATACGGTGTGAGTCAAAGTTAAGGCGGTCAACATCAGGCTTACAGTTATCTCGGTCAGCAAAGGAGTAGCTGAGCGGACATCACCCGACCGGTCGGGGCatcatgggccgatcggaaggtaAACGAGCCGCTCGGACAACCCGTCCGGTGCAAGGAATGACATTACACAGGAggagaagaaaacaaaagaaaacacgTCGTTTATCATTAAATATGAGGAAGTTAGCCAAggtaaagacaaagaagaacactATATTTATCATCAATGCACGGAAGTGAAGACAAAAAAAAAGTCTTCCTctgcaattaatatcattaaattagGGAAGATGAATGATCACAGCAAAATGTATAAAAGGGTACGCTAGGTACGAGGAAgataagattttttattttctggATTACTCATTCTTTTTCtgattttgacttgagcgtcagaggatcAACGTCAAGAACCATTTCCCTGatttagttttattttgtaaGATTGGAGTATTCGCCCCGTGAATGGTCATCTCATTTTCAACTTTTCAATTTCCTTCATTCGGACATCATCATATTATTTTGTTCCTTATTAAAGGAAAAACAGTACTATTAATGttgttataaatattatatatcgatcttaatatatttttatagaattataCTTCTCAGGCCTTTTGCGTAGATACTACCTAAACACCATCAACGATTCACGCgtattaatattatatttataaacAATCAAACACTGAAGTTGACAATATTACATGTTTTGTTTGGTCTGCATCTATAAAGTCTGAGAGACTCAGGCTTGTGTGTGAAGGCCAGAGCCATCGATCTATCTCATGGAGAACACTGGCATGATCATGAGCTCCGTGATCCGCGAGGTTGAGCACGCGGCTACTCTCACGAGGAAGCTCCAGTCCTACGTCGAGATGGGCGACTACAGCGACTGGTTGAAGGGGTCAGTGAGGACTCTTTCGGAAGAGGTAATGGAAAACTGCAAGTCTACCCTCTCCAAGCTGAAGCCAGCTGAAGGGAGCACAAAGAGAAAGCGAAGCTTCCCCTGCGCAACTGATCGACTACAGCCTACAGATCTAAGAAGAAGGTACTGATCGACTGGCCGTCTGAAAATTGCAATAGTTTAATCTCTTTAATTTCTTAGCTTGTTACCTGTTTAATTTGTTTCATTGTTCTTCGGCAGCTTCGCAAGAAAAGAAGTCACGAACGCACCTTATTACGATGCCCATCGATGGAGAAAATACGGCGAGAAGTTCATCAAAGGATCCGTCTTCAAAAAGTGATCTGACGGGCGATCTTCTCTTAATTTTCTGAATGATCAACTTGTCCTTTTCTTTACATTATTCCTTAACCTCAATTCTGATGATGAATAACAGGAACTACTACAGATGCACCTACAGTTTGGATCGGAGGTGCCAAGCAAAGAAGCAGGTGCAACAGCAGGACGCATCTCTGTTTCTTGTGGTTTATGAAGGAGAACACACTTGTAATTCTACTTCAGGAACAACTAATGAGAGGAGTCTGAGCTCTGCTGGACGGACCTTTAATTTCCAAGCCGAAAGTGAACCTGAAAACGAGCCACCACTAATTCACATGGGTGAAATGGATAGTACTGTCGGTGATCAGAACGCCATTAATGGAGGTCGAAGGTGTGAAACCCCGCAGGGTTCGTTGGTCATGCTCGAGCTTGGAGACCCCACGATCTTTGACTCATTTTCTGAATCGATCGCCAACCATTTTTATAATGACGATAATGTCCTGGATAAAGACGTGTCAGCAACCTCAATGGTTGAATATTTTCTAGATGAATATATAACAATGTAATTAAGgagaataattaattaattgttgaaATAACTCTCAAGTAGTACTCAATAGATTCTTCATCACCATGTTGGATCCTCATCCTAGTGAATTTTTTGGTTACGCTTTTGAATTTTGGCTTGTCGTTATTAGATCTCTGATGATTCTAACTGAGAACTGGAGAAATTATAGAAAAGTTAACAAGCTTGCAGCttgtttaatttgatttatttacagTGCTAGTTGGGATCTGAAAATTTCtccaaaaagtaaaaataaatatatggaACCGTCTGCCAAAACATCTCGAAGAAGATGGAGAGTTGCCagttctattttattttactcGTCACCTGTTTCCATGAGAAGTCTCCATGGTATACATGTGACTTTCTTAGACGTTTCTCTTCAGCCTCCCTTCTCGTATTCTGCCACCTTCTCTCCTGCAGGCTTCCTCCATCATCCCCATGAGATATATAAAATCCCTCGGCGGTCTGTGTTAGAATCTACTTCGACAACAAAAAACAATGACGAAAGCAAAACAAAGTATCAGTATCCTTGTAAATCTACAATCACTATATACAATTTGCACTAGAGGATTGTCTTTAATCCTTTAGCTCCTTGTGTAAAGGGTAGTTGGTTGTGAGTTTTTCCAGACTACCTAAATAACTAAAAAAATTTATGGAAAAGATTTgacttttctttttcaaataaagCAAATTATTTTACACTGGTTCTAAGCTTCTGGTCAAAGCCATAACCATGCCTACATGCGATTCGGTGTAGTTGGTCATAACCTGCAAGAACACCAGCTCCGGCCATCCCTGATAGCATGTTTGCAGCAGCACCTCTGAAAAGTGCAAAGAAACCTTCATTCCCTACTATTGTCTTCAGAGCATGATATGCATTTTGATACTTGAATGGCTGTCCGGAGGTCAACATCATTCTCCGACGCAGCGTATCGAAAGGGTATGCACAAATGCCAGAAAATGTAGTCACACTCCAGCCTAATGTGAAACTGGCAAAGAAGTTGCCCTGCAACATAGTATATCAACAAATCGTCAGCCAAAAATATTTAAAGGTGATCTAACAAGCAAAATTGTACACTGACCTCCAGTGGTCCAACTAGGATAATGGGTTTCATGGTATCATAAATGCCAAAATACAAGCCCCGATACAAAGTGATGCCCAGTATGGAAACACTAAAACCTCGATACAAGCCAACAATACCATCAGTTGCTAGAGTCTTTCTGTAGACGTCAGCTAGTCCTTTAAACTGTCGTTCACTGTTAGCTTTGGATTCAATTGCATCTGTGCCAAGCCGAGTCCTTGCATAATCTAAATGGTATAGTAACAGGGATGTTGTTGCTCCAGCTGCGCTACCTGAAGCTACGTTCCCCGCTAACCATTTCATGTAACCCTCTTTCTCTTTTGAGAAGCCAAAAAGGCTTCGAAAATAGCCCTTGAATGCAAAATTGAAAGCCTGTTTGAAAGAAATCGGATCAACGATGTAATTGTTAACTATACTGATGCATAATAAATTATTGACATGATATTAGGTAAAATAAGCTCCAATTAAGAATACTggaatcacacacacacacacacacacacaaaagaaGAGGCATACACATTTTTGAATATATAGATCATTAGGTTTTCTTTTAAAAGAACCAAGATATACACAACTCACATATCCATCTCTCATTCTATTGATCTCTTGTAACAAACCTATCAAGATAATTACCGGCAGAAATTTGAAAACATATTGTCCAGTAAAACAGAAAGCAAGGAAATGACTATGACTAGGCTTGGGAATGTTTTCCGATAGTACTTTTGCCATAAGGTTCTTTAAGCCAATGTATTGCATTCTCAGTCATTTTTCGATTATAGATGAGAGAGTATATTCAAAAAAGCTGGTTTGCCAAAGCACTTTttaaacaattctaaacttaatagAACTAGATAAAcagtaaaaaataatattattcaaAGATATGTATGATAACTCTATTACTAGCGCCAAAACTACTAGGAGAGTGATGAATGATTTTATTATAGTTGTAGATTTATCTCAAGAGTCAGTTCTATGTCTTCTATCTTTTAGCATTAGTAGTAAATGAAGTAGCCGATTGCACTAAAGAAAAACCTTCCACATACATGTTATTTGCAAATGATATTTTGTTAACGGATGCATGTAATTGGATTAAATTTAAAGTTTGAATTGTGGAGAAAACCTTTAGAAACTAAAGCTTTTGTGACATGGAAAACAAAAGTTGAATATATAAAATATAGTTTCAATAAAAAAAAGATCTGATAAGAACTGAAAGAATAATTAAGATGGATGGATATAAATTCCAATATAAAGAATGAATTGTGAAATAGAGGGAAGCTTGTGAAGTCTTGTGCAATCATCATATCCCATTCAATTATAATGAAACTTTTATCAGATTGTGCTATAATCAGTCACATTTTATGGATTTGGGTGTTAGAATATTAGGGGAAACGTCTTACAAAATGTAGCAAAAATGAGAATGATAAGATGGATATGTGGAGTTATT from Zingiber officinale cultivar Zhangliang chromosome 5B, Zo_v1.1, whole genome shotgun sequence encodes the following:
- the LOC121985157 gene encoding WRKY transcription factor 1-like — protein: MENTGMIMSSVIREVEHAATLTRKLQSYVEMGDYSDWLKGSVRTLSEEVMENCKSTLSKLKPAEGSTKRKRSFPCATDRLQPTDLRRSFARKEVTNAPYYDAHRWRKYGEKFIKGSVFKKNYYRCTYSLDRRCQAKKQVQQQDASLFLVVYEGEHTCNSTSGTTNERSLSSAGRTFNFQAESEPENEPPLIHMGEMDSTVGDQNAINGGRRCETPQGSLVMLELGDPTIFDSFSESIANHFYNDDNVLDKDVSATSMVEYFLDEYITM
- the LOC121985156 gene encoding ADP,ATP carrier protein ER-ANT1-like isoform X3; its protein translation is MGVAADAATVAVAAPPTKKMAADFVMGGAAAVFAKSGAAPVERVKLLLQNQGEMIRRGHLTRPYQGIRDCFARVLNEEGVLALWRGNQANVIRYFPTQAFNFAFKGYFRSLFGFSKEKEGYMKWLAGNVASGSAAGATTSLLLYHLDYARTRLGTDAIESKANSERQFKGLADVYRKTLATDGIVGLYRGFSVSILGITLYRGLYFGIYDTMKPIILVGPLEGNFFASFTLGWSVTTFSGICAYPFDTLRRRMMLTSGQPFKYQNAYHALKTIVGNEGFFALFRGAAANMLSGMAGAGVLADSNTDRRGILYISWG
- the LOC121985156 gene encoding ADP,ATP carrier protein ER-ANT1-like isoform X2, with protein sequence MGVAADAATVAVAAPPTKKMAADFVMGGAAAVFAKSGAAPVERVKLLLQNQGEMIRRGHLTRPYQGIRDCFARVLNEEGVLALWRGNQANVIRYFPTQAFNFAFKGYFRSLFGFSKEKEGYMKWLAGNVASGSAAGATTSLLLYHLDYARTRLGTDAIESKANSERQFKGLADVYRKTLATDGIVGLYRGFSVSILGITLYRGLYFGIYDTMKPIILVGPLEGNFFASFTLGWSVTTFSGICAYPFDTLRRRMMLTSGQPFKYQNAYHALKTIVGNEGFFALFRGAAANMLSGMAGAGVLAGYDQLHRIACRHGYGFDQKLRTS
- the LOC121985156 gene encoding ADP,ATP carrier protein ER-ANT1-like isoform X1, which translates into the protein MGVAADAATVAVAAPPTKKMAADFVMGGAAAVFAKSGAAPVERVKLLLQNQGEMIRRGHLTRPYQGIRDCFARVLNEEGVLALWRGNQANVIRYFPTQAFNFAFKGYFRSLFGFSKEKEGYMKWLAGNVASGSAAGATTSLLLYHLDYARTRLGTDAIESKANSERQFKGLADVYRKTLATDGIVGLYRGFSVSILGITLYRGLYFGIYDTMKPIILVGPLEGNFFASFTLGWSVTTFSGICAYPFDTLRRRMMLTSGQPFKYQNAYHALKTIVGNEGFFALFRGAAANMLSGMAGAGVLAGYDQLHRIACRHGYGFDQKLRTSVK